The Coffea arabica cultivar ET-39 chromosome 4e, Coffea Arabica ET-39 HiFi, whole genome shotgun sequence genome includes a window with the following:
- the LOC113741993 gene encoding acid phosphatase 1-like, producing the protein MELQKMAVALAACLCLLVLGATTSQARHPAHQDPKLINPIRMMPEASSGDSVPVYNCLSWRLTVETNNKRNWTNVPAICGFYVAYYMTGRQYGYDCEAVVAIAIKYVKSLSIPTDGRSIWIFDIDDTALSNLPFFSRPDVFFGVKTLNAELEAEFYEFILTAEVPVLAATLRLYQATVEAGIKAVFLTGSSERSADARAKNLKAVGYDTWEELILKPDSVNTSVQAFKSQVRNRLVVQGYRIEGNIGDQWADIVGSNVGRRTFKLPNPMYYGAY; encoded by the exons ATGGAGCTGCAAAAAATGGCAGTAGCATTAGCGGCATGTCTTTGCCTTCTAGTACTCGGCGCCACAACTTCCCAAGCTCGCCACCCAGCTCACCAGGATCCAAAACTAATTAATCCTATCCGCATGATGCCTGAAGCCTCCTCCGGCGACTCTGTCCCCGTATATAATTGCCTGAGTTGGCGTCTGACCGTGGAAACCAACAACAAGCGCAACTGGACTAATGTCCCGGCAATATGCGGGTTCTACGTTGCATACTACATGACTGGCAGGCAATACGGTTATGACTGTGAAGCCGTGGTTGCTATTGCCATCAAGTATGTTAAGAGTCTCTCCATACCCACAGATGGCAGGAGCATTTGGATCTTCGACATCGATGACACTGCACTTTCTAACTTGCCCTTCTTCTCCAGGCCGGACGTTTTCTTTGG GGTGAAGACGCTTAACGCGGAGTTGGAGGCTGAGTTTTATGAATTTATTCTGACGGCAGAAGTACCAGTACTTGCAGCAACTCTGAGGTTGTACCAAGCTACAGTCGAGGCGGGGATTAAGGCTGTCTTCCTGACTGGATCATCAGAACGTTCTGCAGATGCAAGGGCTAAGAATTTGAAGGCAGTTGGATACGACACCTGGGAAGAGCTCATTCTCAA GCCCGACTCTGTAAACACATCAGTACAAGCTTTCAAATCTCAGGTGAGAAATCGGCTGGTGGTCCAGGGATACAGAATTGAAGGAAACATTGGAGACCAGTGGGCTGATATAGTCGGGTCCAATGTTGGTCGCCGGACTTTCAAGCTACCAAATCCTATGTACTACGGTGCCTACTAA